One part of the Saprospiraceae bacterium genome encodes these proteins:
- a CDS encoding toxin-antitoxin system YwqK family antitoxin codes for MKMKFRALVGFAFLICCFFACEKKRLVEIKNNTGIVTERFQLIKQNGNELKDGYFQKYDESGNLIELSIFKNGKLNGIRKLYMNSKLQSEEFRLNDQFHGPYKAYFPNGNLQLEANYTNDVMTGDVKVYYVSGQLKEIVRFADSVEDGPFVEFYENGKLKAEGIYKQLDGPVEDGELKLYDTTGTLIKIMNCDLGKCSTKWLKDSTTLH; via the coding sequence ATGAAAATGAAATTCCGTGCCCTGGTTGGATTTGCCTTTTTAATTTGTTGCTTTTTTGCATGTGAAAAGAAGAGACTCGTTGAGATCAAAAACAACACAGGTATAGTAACAGAGCGGTTTCAACTCATAAAGCAAAATGGAAACGAACTTAAAGATGGGTATTTCCAAAAATATGACGAATCCGGTAATCTTATAGAATTAAGCATTTTTAAAAATGGAAAATTGAATGGAATCCGTAAACTTTACATGAATTCTAAGCTTCAAAGTGAAGAATTTAGGCTTAATGACCAATTTCATGGACCTTATAAAGCTTATTTTCCAAATGGCAATCTTCAACTTGAAGCAAACTATACAAATGATGTTATGACGGGCGATGTAAAAGTCTATTATGTTTCTGGCCAATTGAAAGAAATTGTTAGGTTTGCAGATAGTGTAGAAGACGGACCTTTTGTAGAGTTTTATGAAAATGGAAAACTGAAAGCAGAAGGGATCTACAAACAATTGGATGGTCCTGTTGAAGATGGAGAACTTAAATTATATGATACCACCGGGACTTTAATTAAAATTATGAATTGTGACCTGGGCAAATGTTCTACGAAATGGTTAAAAGACAGTACTACTTTACATTAA
- the porQ gene encoding type IX secretion system protein PorQ, translated as MVKRQYYFTLTFLMFTLGLFSQTGGREIYQFMNLSPGARVSALGGMPIAWKGDDPAAAFLNPSLLSDKMDGKIQFSHQYYFADIRSGHVSYNHNISKLNLNTQFGIHYINHGDIVNADVYGNTNGSFNAKESDFYVAASKTIKERLTLGVSLQYISSKLGLYTSQGLAMNTGVQYHNPDKNFDLSLVFKNSGFQLSKYNNESEVLPFEIQLGLAKKLKHLPLIYHITFQHLEKWNLRYDDPDIANESVLFGDTPKENKFEDALGNFLRHFVIGAELNLGKKENFSLRLAYNHLRKKDLSLVDYRSFSGLSFGFGLKIYKFKFDYSYASYHLAGGTSQIGFSTNIYSFIKKEM; from the coding sequence ATGGTTAAAAGACAGTACTACTTTACATTAACATTCTTGATGTTTACGCTTGGTTTGTTTTCACAAACAGGCGGTCGGGAGATCTATCAATTTATGAATCTGTCTCCAGGCGCCAGAGTTTCTGCGCTCGGAGGTATGCCCATTGCCTGGAAAGGCGATGATCCGGCTGCAGCCTTTTTAAACCCTTCTTTATTGTCTGATAAAATGGATGGAAAAATTCAGTTTTCTCATCAATATTATTTTGCAGACATACGAAGTGGTCATGTATCTTATAACCATAATATTTCGAAGTTAAACTTAAATACTCAATTCGGTATTCACTATATTAACCATGGGGATATCGTGAACGCCGATGTCTATGGTAACACCAATGGCTCTTTTAATGCAAAAGAAAGTGATTTTTATGTGGCTGCTTCGAAAACCATCAAAGAACGATTAACCTTAGGCGTAAGTCTACAATATATTTCTTCAAAATTAGGCCTCTATACATCTCAAGGTTTAGCAATGAATACCGGAGTTCAGTACCATAATCCAGATAAAAATTTTGATCTAAGTCTTGTTTTTAAAAACAGCGGATTTCAATTAAGTAAATACAATAATGAATCTGAAGTTTTACCTTTTGAAATTCAATTGGGACTCGCTAAGAAATTAAAACACCTTCCACTCATATACCATATAACTTTTCAACATCTTGAAAAATGGAATTTACGCTATGATGATCCAGACATTGCAAACGAAAGTGTCCTCTTTGGTGATACTCCGAAAGAAAATAAATTCGAAGATGCTTTAGGAAATTTTTTAAGACATTTTGTTATTGGTGCAGAATTGAATTTAGGTAAAAAAGAAAATTTTTCCTTGCGATTAGCTTATAATCACCTTCGTAAGAAAGATTTATCTCTTGTAGACTACCGTAGTTTCTCAGGCTTGTCTTTTGGTTTTGGTTTGAAAATTTATAAATTCAAATTTGATTATTCTTATGCATCCTATCACCTTGCTGGTGGTACTAGTCAGATTGGCTTTAGTACGAATATTTATTCTTTTATAAAAAAAGAAATGTAA